A segment of the Entomomonas moraniae genome:
TTTTAAATCAGTTAACGTTATTTCTATTTGAGTCTTGCCCAATTGCCAATCGATTGATTAATGTTTACAAACAATAACTGCCTTTAATTTGGCAGTTATTGTATTCACTAGTAAATGCTTATTATGCTTTTGGTGGTGTGCCTTCAGCATTTGATACAACAGCATCTATTTGGATGAGTGCATTTTTAGGTAAAGCTGATACACCAACGGTTCTTTTTGCAGGGGTAACATTTGGGAAGAAGGATGCAAAAACTTCGTCTACAGCATCAGTGTCCGCTATATTCTTAAGGAATATATTGATCTTAACTATATCCGTTATTGTATGGTCGATACTCTCTACAATTGCTTTAATGTTTTTAAGGCACTGTTGAGTTTGCTCTTTTATACCACCAGTGACTATGTTACCTGTTTTTGCGTCTAAAGGTAATTGAGCTGAAAGGTGGTTATAGTGAGAAAAAGCTACAGACTGTGTAGATAATGGACTTTTTGGGGCATTATCTGTGTTGTGTGCTTCTATGATTAGTCCGTGTCTATCTTCAACAGCTTGTGGTGGGGTACCATCTCCGTGCGACACGACAACTTCGATTTGTACTAATGCACCCATTGGTAAAGCTGAAGCAGCAATTGTAGTGATAGCAGGAACATAAGCGACAGTTCTGGCAATAGCTGAATCAGGGAAAAATGTTGTATAAACTTCGTTGACTGCTTCAATATCAGAAAGGTTTTTAAGGAAAACATTAACTTTAACGATGTCATCGAAAGGAACGTCAATGCTTTCTAAAATAGCTTTAATGTTCTTAAGGCATTGTTGAGTTTGCTCTTTTACCCCACCAGTGACTAATTTACCTGATTTTGGATCAATCGGTAATTGGGCTGAAAGATTGTTGTAGTGAGAAAAAGCTACGGTTTGTGTAGAAAGTGGGTTTATTGGAGCATTGCTTGTATTATTTGTAAGCTTTATGAGATCGCCAGCTTGTGGAGCATTAGGTATTGTTCCTTCCCCGTTTGATAAAAGCGCTTCAACTTGAACTAAAGCATTCATGGGTAATGCTTCAACAGCAAGCACTGTTCGTGTGGGAACATAACTTGTAAAAAAGGCTTTATAAACTTCGTCTACGGCATCGAGTTCTTTAATATTTTTAACGAATACAGTAATCTTAACAATGTCATTCATGACGTGGCCGATACTGTCGACAATAGCTTTGATATTTTTAAAGCATTGTTGCGCTTGTTCTTTGATGCCACCAGCGACTAATTTACCTGATTTTGGGTCGATCGGTAATTGAGCTGAAAAATTATTGTAATGAGAGAATGCAACCGTTTGAGCATATGGATTGGTGCATGCAGGTGCGTTTTCTGTGTTCCTTGCTAATACTGTATTATAACCACTCACGATAGTGTTTTTCCTTAGTAAAAGGAGAAACTCTAATTGACCTTACAATAATTGTCAACGGACTACTTTTTTGTTGTCTTTTCTGTGTATAGCATTCGTATTCTTTAGAATTAGGCGATCTAATTAAATGGGTTTAGG
Coding sequences within it:
- a CDS encoding RidA family protein, producing the protein MSGYNTVLARNTENAPACTNPYAQTVAFSHYNNFSAQLPIDPKSGKLVAGGIKEQAQQCFKNIKAIVDSIGHVMNDIVKITVFVKNIKELDAVDEVYKAFFTSYVPTRTVLAVEALPMNALVQVEALLSNGEGTIPNAPQAGDLIKLTNNTSNAPINPLSTQTVAFSHYNNLSAQLPIDPKSGKLVTGGVKEQTQQCLKNIKAILESIDVPFDDIVKVNVFLKNLSDIEAVNEVYTTFFPDSAIARTVAYVPAITTIAASALPMGALVQIEVVVSHGDGTPPQAVEDRHGLIIEAHNTDNAPKSPLSTQSVAFSHYNHLSAQLPLDAKTGNIVTGGIKEQTQQCLKNIKAIVESIDHTITDIVKINIFLKNIADTDAVDEVFASFFPNVTPAKRTVGVSALPKNALIQIDAVVSNAEGTPPKA